The bacterium genomic interval TTTTCCGCACCGCGCGCTTCGGCGCGGGGGACGCGCACGGTCTCGGCGTGATGATCCAGACCAACTACCTTCTCGCCCGCGGCGGGATCGAGATCACGCCGGAAGGACGGTTCCGCCCGAACGCGGCCAAGTTCCGCCAAGCGATCGCCGACCTCGCGCACGACCTGCTGATGCTCGAGGCGAAGGGCGACTACGCCGGCGCGCAGCGGATGGCGAAGGAATTCGGCGGCGTGCCGGCGGCGATGCAGAAGCTCGTGGACGGCTTCGCCGGGTTGCCGGTGGATATCGACCCCCACTTCCCGCTGTTCGAGAAGCGCTGAACGACGCGGTTTCCGACGGGGCGGGGCGCGCGGCGTCCCGCCCGCGCCGCCCCGCCGCCCGCGCGGCGGGGTTATCTTTTTCGGGCCCCAAGGAAGGAGAGGACGATGGCGGTCGGCACCGTGTACCTCGTGGACGGGACGTACACCGTCTTCCGCGCCTACTACGCGCTGACCCGCCTCACCGCCCCCGACGGGACGCCGACCAACGCCGTCTTCGGCTTCGTCAACCAGCTGCGCAAGATCGTGCGCGAGCGGACGCCCGCACATTTCGGCGTCGCCTTCGACCTCGAGGGGCCGACGCTGCGCGAAGAGAAGTACGCGGAGTACAAGGCCAACCGGCCGGCGCCGCCGGAGGATCTCGCGCCGCAGTTCGCGTTGGCGATGGAGGCGGCGCGGCTGCTCGGCTGGCCGGTCCTCGCCGCGCCGGGATTCGAGGCCGACGACGTGCTCGGCACGCTGGCGCGCAAGGCGCGCGCGGCGGGGCTCGAGGTCGTGATCGTCACGTCGGACAAGGACCTCTACCAGCTCGTCGGCGAAGGCGTCCGTGTGCTCAACCTCGCCAAGGACGAGCGGATCCTCGACGCCGAAGGGGTGCGCGAGATCTTCGGCGCGCCGCCGGAGCGGGTCGTGGACGTTCTCGCGCTGATGGGGGACGCGGTGGACAACGTCCCCGGCGTTCCCGGGGTCGGGGAGAAGACGGCCAAGGCGCTCGTCGGCCGCTACGGACGCGTCTCGACGGTCCTGAGCCGCGCCCGGCTCTTCGCGCAACTTTGGGCGGCGCGCGAGGCGGGGCTCGCCGCGCTCGACGCGGGCGAGGCGCCGGCGCTCGAAGACCTGCACGCGGCGGCGATCGCGCTGGCGGCGGGGGAGCGCGCGGTCGGAGGGGAGGACGACGAGACCGCGCGCCGCTTCGCCGCGCTCGCCGAGCTCGACTCCGCGGCGCCGCCGAAGACGCTGCGCAAGGCGCTGGCCGACCTCGACAAGAAGACGCAGAGCAAAGTCTGGCTCTCGATCGACGCCCACGCCGACGACGCGCTCCTCTCGCTCGATCTGGCGACGATCCGCACCGACGCGCCGGTCGATCTCGACCTCGAGGCGATGCGCCCCGGCTGCCCCGACGCCGCCGCGGCCGCGTCGTTCTTCAGAACGCTCGGCTTCCGGCAGCTCTCCGCCGAGCTCGAAGCGGGGGAGGCGGGCGCGCCGGCGTCCGCGGCGCCCGCGGACGGAGGCGCCCCCGCGCGCGACGCCGCGAAGGACGGCGCGGGCGCGGCGAAACGCGGCGCGGCGGCGCCGTCCGGCCCGACCCTCTTCGACGTCCCGGAGGAGACGCGGATCGAGTTCGCGCCCGCGGGCGCCGCGATCGCCGCCGCGCGCGCCGCGGGACGCGCCGCGGTCGGCGCCTGCTACGTCCCCGGGGCGGGGAAGCCGCGCCTCGCCGCGATCGCGGTCGCGGCGCCGGACGGCTCGCTCGTCGAGGCCCGCCGCGCGGCGGAGATCGACGAGCCGCTCGCCGCCCTGCTCGCCGACGCGGCGTTGCCGAAGGTCGGCCACGACCTGAAGACGATCGCCGGCGCGCTGCGCTGCGCCGCCGGGCAGACGGCCGGCGCGACGCGCGGCGCCGCCGCGCCGTTCGCCGGGGCGGGGTTCGACGCGATGCTCGCCGCGCAGATGCTCGATCCGGACCGCGCCGCGCCTTCCTCCGCGATCGAGGGCGCCGCCCGCCTCGGCCTCGGCGGCGCCGCCCCGACGGCCGATCCGCTCGCCGTCGCCGCGGCCGACGCGCTCGCCGCGGCCCGGCTCGCCGCGCCGCTCGCCGCCTCGCTGGAGCGGGGCGGCCTGGGCGGCGTCTTCGAAGAGATCGAGATGCCGCTCGTGCCGGTGCTCGAGGAGATGGAGGCCCGCGGCATCCTCGTGGACGCCGGCCGTCTCGGGGAGCTCTCGTCCCTCTTCGCGGAGCAGCTCGCGGTGCTCGAGAAGGCGATCCACCTGCTCGCCGGGCGCCCCTTCAACATCGCCTCGCCGCCGCAGCTCCGCGGCGTGCTGTTCGACGAGCTGAAGCTCGAGCCGGTCGGGCGGCGGACGCAGAAGACGAAGGCCTACTCGACCAATCAGGACGTCCTCGAGCAACTGGCCGAGCGGCATCCGCTTCCGGGCAAGGTGCTCGAGCACCGCGAGCTGTCGAAGCTCAAGGGCACGTACGTGGACGCGCTGCCGCGGCTCGTCGATCAGGCCGACGGGCGGGTCCACACGTTGTTCCACCAGCTCGGCGCGGCGACGGGGCGGCTTTCGTCGTCCGACCCGAACCTGCAGAACATCCCCGTGCGGACCGAGCTCGGGCGGCGGATCCGCGCCGCCTTCGTCCCCGCCGCGGGGTTCAGCTTCCTCTCGGCCGACTACTCGCAGATGGAGCTGCGGATCCTCGCCCATCTGGCCGGCGATCCCGAGCTCACGGCGGCGTTCCTCTCCGGGGCCGACATCCATCGCCACACCGCGGCCCTCGTCGCCGGGATCGATCCGTCGGAGGTCACGCCGCGGCTGCGCGCCGCGGCCAAGGCGGTCAACTTCGGCATCGTCTACGGGATGTCGGAGTTCCGCCTGGCCCGCGAGCAGGGGATGAGCCTCGAGGAGGCGCGGGAGTTCATCGACTCCTACTTCCGCCGTTACCCGAAGGTGAAGGAGTACATCGCGGACACCACCCGCGAGGTGCTGCGGACGGGCGAGGTGCGGACCCTCTTCGGCCGCGTCCGACGGTTCCCCGAATTGGTCGGCGGCGGCGAGGGGGCGCGGAACCGGGCGGTCCGCGAGGCGCTGGTGCGGCAGGCGGTCAACGCGACTGTTCAGGGGACGGGCGCCGACATCGTCAAGAAAGCGATGAAGGGTGTTGCGGATCGGCTTCGCTCGGCCAAACTTAGTTCGCGTCTGATCCTCCAAGTGCACGACGAGCTGCTGCTCGAGACGGCGCGCGGGGAGGAGGACGACGTCCGGCGTTTGGTCGTCGAGGCGATGGAAGGCGCGGCGAATCTGGCGGCGCCGTTGACGGTCGACGCGCGAATCGCGGAAGATTGGGCGGCGGCGCATTAGGCGGCGTCGAAGCCCGAGACGCCCGGAAGGAGCGGGGACCCCGAGGATGAGCGAAACGACGGCGCGGGTGCTGGTCGTGGACGACAACCAGTCGGTGCGGGAGATCCTGCACGACGGGCTCGCCGCGGCCGGCTACGAGGTGGTGACCGCCGCCTCCGCGGCCGAGGCGCGCGCCCACTACGCGGCCGGCGCGCGGTTCGAGCTCTGCCTCTGCGACATCGACATGCCGGGGGAGCCGGGAACCGAACTCCTGCCGTGGCTCAAGCGGAACGATCCGGATCTGGTCGTGGTGATGGTCACCGGGATCGACGACGCCGGCACCGCCGTCTCGACGATGCTCTCCGGCGCCTCCGACTACGTCTGCAAGCCGTTCTCGCTGACCGAGGTCCGCGCCCGCGCCTCGCAGGCGCTGGAGAAGCGGCGCCTCGTCCTCGAGAACCGCGAGTACCAGCTCCATCTGGAGCGGCTGGTCGAGGAGCGGACGCACGAGGTCCTGGAGGCGATGTCGCGCATCCGCGGGCTCAACGACGACCTGCGGTCGGCCTACGACAACACGCTCTACGCGCTGATGGCCGCGCTCGACTACCGCGACAACGAGACGCAGGGACACTCGCTGCGCGTCGTGCGCTACACGGAGCGGCTGGCCGCGGAGCTGGGGATCGGCGAGCCGGAGCTGACCGACATCCGCCGCGGCGCGATGCTCCACGACGTCGGCAAGATCGGCATTCCGGACTCGGTCCTGCGCAAGCCGGCGAAGCTCGACGTCGACGAGTGGGCGGTGATGCGCAAGCACCCCCAGCTCGGCTGGGAGATGCTGCGCGACATCCCGTTCCTGCGGGTCGCCGCGGAAATCGTCCTCTGCCATCAAGAGCGCTACGACGGCGCGGGGTACCCGCGCGGGCTGCGCGCCGAGAAGATCCCGATCGGGGCGCGCCTGTTCGCCGTCGCCGACACGTTCGACGCGATGACCTCCGACCGGCCGTACCGCCGCGCCCTCTCCTACGAGCGGACGCGCCAGGAGCTGCTCGACTTCTCCGGCTCGCAGTTCGACCCGGCGGTCGTCGAGGCGTTCCTGCGCGTGCCGCCGAGCGAGTGGGCGGCGATCCGCGCCGCGACGGAGCGGGAAATCGCGCGCGGCGAGGAGGGGCGTTCGGTCCTCGCCTCGCTGCGCGAGCCGCCGACGCAGTAGCGGTCGGGCCGGGCGCGGGCGGCGTCCCGCGTCCCTGCGTCGGGCTTCAGGCCAGCAGCAGCTTCGCGATCGTCTGGAGCTGCATGATGTGCGTCCCTTCGTAGATCCGGCCGATCTTGGCGTCGCGGTAGAGCTTCTCCACCGGGTAGTCGCGCGTGAAGCCGTAGCCGCCGAACAGCTCCACCGCCTGCGACGCCGCACGTTCCGCGACCTCCGCGGCGAGCCACTTGGCGATCGCCGCCTCGCGCACGAACGGCCGCCCCGCCTCCTTGAGCCGCGCCGCGTTGAGGACGGCGAGCCGCGCCCCCTCGATCTCCGCGTCCATCCGGGCCAGCGCCTGCTGCACCGCCTGGTACTCGGCGATCGGCCTTCCGAACTGCTCCCTCTGCTTCGTCCACTCCGTCGCGTGCCGCAAGGCCGCGGCGGCGAGGCCGACCATCTGCGCGCCGATGCCGATCCGTCCCTCGTTGAGCGTCTCGATCGCCACGCGGTAGCCGACGCCGACGTCGCCGAGGACGCGGCCGTCCGGCACGAAGCAGCCGTCCATGACCAGCTCCGCGGTGCTCGAGGCGCGGATGCCGAGCTTGTCCTCCTTGCGCCCGACGGAGAAGCCGGAGTCGTCCCGCTCGACGACGAAGCAGGTGATCCCCTTGTAGCCTTTCTCCGGCGCCGCGTTGGCGAAGACGAGGAAGATCCCCGCCTCGGCCGCGTTGGTGATCCAGAGCTTGGCCCCGTCGAGTCGCCATCCGCCGGCGACCCGCTCGGCGCGCGTCCGGAGGGCGAAGGCGTCCGATCCCGCGCCCGCCTCGCTGA includes:
- a CDS encoding response regulator — encoded protein: MSETTARVLVVDDNQSVREILHDGLAAAGYEVVTAASAAEARAHYAAGARFELCLCDIDMPGEPGTELLPWLKRNDPDLVVVMVTGIDDAGTAVSTMLSGASDYVCKPFSLTEVRARASQALEKRRLVLENREYQLHLERLVEERTHEVLEAMSRIRGLNDDLRSAYDNTLYALMAALDYRDNETQGHSLRVVRYTERLAAELGIGEPELTDIRRGAMLHDVGKIGIPDSVLRKPAKLDVDEWAVMRKHPQLGWEMLRDIPFLRVAAEIVLCHQERYDGAGYPRGLRAEKIPIGARLFAVADTFDAMTSDRPYRRALSYERTRQELLDFSGSQFDPAVVEAFLRVPPSEWAAIRAATEREIARGEEGRSVLASLREPPTQ
- a CDS encoding acyl-CoA dehydrogenase family protein, producing MIDVPRPLTVVTDEQRLIVEEIARFNEEVVRPRVKGMDREGKLDPEILRRLFEMGLMGIEAPEKYGGAGMSFSETILAVMELAKADPSVAVVCDVQNTLVVDALNRFGDESQRAEWLPRLARDTVGAFALSEAGAGSDAFALRTRAERVAGGWRLDGAKLWITNAAEAGIFLVFANAAPEKGYKGITCFVVERDDSGFSVGRKEDKLGIRASSTAELVMDGCFVPDGRVLGDVGVGYRVAIETLNEGRIGIGAQMVGLAAAALRHATEWTKQREQFGRPIAEYQAVQQALARMDAEIEGARLAVLNAARLKEAGRPFVREAAIAKWLAAEVAERAASQAVELFGGYGFTRDYPVEKLYRDAKIGRIYEGTHIMQLQTIAKLLLA
- a CDS encoding DNA polymerase I; this translates as MAVGTVYLVDGTYTVFRAYYALTRLTAPDGTPTNAVFGFVNQLRKIVRERTPAHFGVAFDLEGPTLREEKYAEYKANRPAPPEDLAPQFALAMEAARLLGWPVLAAPGFEADDVLGTLARKARAAGLEVVIVTSDKDLYQLVGEGVRVLNLAKDERILDAEGVREIFGAPPERVVDVLALMGDAVDNVPGVPGVGEKTAKALVGRYGRVSTVLSRARLFAQLWAAREAGLAALDAGEAPALEDLHAAAIALAAGERAVGGEDDETARRFAALAELDSAAPPKTLRKALADLDKKTQSKVWLSIDAHADDALLSLDLATIRTDAPVDLDLEAMRPGCPDAAAAASFFRTLGFRQLSAELEAGEAGAPASAAPADGGAPARDAAKDGAGAAKRGAAAPSGPTLFDVPEETRIEFAPAGAAIAAARAAGRAAVGACYVPGAGKPRLAAIAVAAPDGSLVEARRAAEIDEPLAALLADAALPKVGHDLKTIAGALRCAAGQTAGATRGAAAPFAGAGFDAMLAAQMLDPDRAAPSSAIEGAARLGLGGAAPTADPLAVAAADALAAARLAAPLAASLERGGLGGVFEEIEMPLVPVLEEMEARGILVDAGRLGELSSLFAEQLAVLEKAIHLLAGRPFNIASPPQLRGVLFDELKLEPVGRRTQKTKAYSTNQDVLEQLAERHPLPGKVLEHRELSKLKGTYVDALPRLVDQADGRVHTLFHQLGAATGRLSSSDPNLQNIPVRTELGRRIRAAFVPAAGFSFLSADYSQMELRILAHLAGDPELTAAFLSGADIHRHTAALVAGIDPSEVTPRLRAAAKAVNFGIVYGMSEFRLAREQGMSLEEAREFIDSYFRRYPKVKEYIADTTREVLRTGEVRTLFGRVRRFPELVGGGEGARNRAVREALVRQAVNATVQGTGADIVKKAMKGVADRLRSAKLSSRLILQVHDELLLETARGEEDDVRRLVVEAMEGAANLAAPLTVDARIAEDWAAAH